From Sphaerodactylus townsendi isolate TG3544 unplaced genomic scaffold, MPM_Stown_v2.3 scaffold_25, whole genome shotgun sequence, a single genomic window includes:
- the LOC125425289 gene encoding vespryn-21-like, which translates to MEHQGAHHGFYLNGREETFDTSPSTGTQDSSLKFLRWKIILGCLLMGSLILKTVLIVITLTGSKCNRSVVPFGLQKNQSIRHKQCIPQNQQEFYVDLHLDQNTAYRELIISPDKKSVVWNPYPQALPNNPHRFDSNPCVLGHEGFTSGLHWWEVEVIAGEAWALGVARESVNRKGSFLSYPECALWAIGSCRTKFFPFNLSCLELLPHQRIQVILDYGRAMVFFLDADSGKLLEVLPGNFSGEKIYPIFCLGLRTRITMLSTWNVLPPVLWIAPLY; encoded by the exons ATGGAACATCAAGGGGCACACCATGGATTTTACCTCAACGGAAGAGAGGAAACATTTGACACATCACCTTCTACTGGGACACAAG ATTCTTCTCTGAAGTTCCTCAGGTGGAAAATCATCCTCGGTTGTTTGTTGATGGGAAGCCTCATTCTGAAGACGGTTCTAATTGTCATCACCTTAACAG GTTCCAAGTGTAATCGTTCAGTGGTACCTTTTGGTCTGCAGAAAAACCAGAGCATCAGACATAAACAATGTATTCCACAGAATCAACAGGAGTTTTATG TTGATTTGCATCTTGATCAAAACACCGCTTACCGTGAGCTGATCATTTCTCCTGATAAGAAGAGTGTGGTGTGGAATCCATATCCACAAGCCCTGCCTAATAACCCCCACAGATTTGATTCTAACCCCTGTGTGCTAGGCCATGAAGGATTTACCTCAGGGTTGCATTGGTGGGAGGTGGAAGTAATAGCAGGAGAAGCATGGGCTTTGGGTGTTGCCAGAGAATCTGTGAACAGGAAGGGGAGTTTCCTCAGTTACCCAGAGTGCGCACTTTGGGCTATAGGAAGCTGTAGAACTAAATTCTTCCCGTTTAACCTCTCATGCTTGGAACTGCTTCCGCACCAAAGGATCCAAGTAATTCTGGATTATGGAAGAGCCATGGTATTCTTTTTGGATGCTGATAGTGGCAAACTGCTAGAAGTATTACCAGGAAATTTCTCTGGAGAGAAAATCTACCCCATATTCTGTTTGGGGCTGAGAACACGCATCACGATGCTTTCCACATGGAACGTGCTCCCGCCTGTCCTTTGGATCGCACCACTGTACTAA